From Trichoderma atroviride chromosome 1, complete sequence, one genomic window encodes:
- a CDS encoding uncharacterized protein (EggNog:ENOG41), giving the protein MAPVTVAVVGATGSQGGAVVAELLKYPERYRVRGLTRDVNKPAAQLLSAKGVEVVSADLSAGSNALIGAFAGASVIFGLTDFWASCSSAIEVQQGRNLVDAAAATATLTHFVWSALPDPVALSHGKYLHVHHWKGKSDVTEYINATYPALWEKTTTVLFPNYFENCLTNPASYLPKNVSGTYFHSFLHSPTTVLPNVSIADTGKLVRAVIEDGQQYFTKTIAFYAQSLSEAEKVKVLGEVLNVPTKYTQISPEEFQQGLIETVPMTEEDALDFTEQLLIFETFGNVYARDEFIQAADIPGLSLTTWKEFIQGHDLLGKMNHPN; this is encoded by the exons ATGGCACCCGTTACAGTCGCGGTCGTGGGAGCAACTGGTTCTCAG GGTGGAGCTGTTGTGGCGGAGCTCTTGAAGTATCCTGAGAGATATCGAGTACGGGGCCTCACTCGAGATGTCAACAAACCTGCTGCTCAACTCCTTTCCGCAAAGGGCGTTGAAGTCGTATCTGCTGATCTCAGTGCTGGCAGCAACGCCTTGATCGGCGCATTCGCTGGAGCCAGCGTCATTTTTGGACTGACTGATTTCTGGGCATCGTGTTCATCTGCAATCGAAGTCCAGCAAGGCAGAAACCTTGTcgatgcggcggcggccacggcTACTTTGACGCACTTTGTTTGGAGTGCTCTCCCAGATCCAGTTGCTCTTTCCCACGGGAAGTATCTACATGTTCATCACTGGAAGGGTAAAAGCGATGTGACTGAATACATTAACGCGACTTATCCTGCACTTTGGGAAAAGACCACGACAGTACTCTTTCCAAACTATTTTGAGAACTGCCTGACCAATCCGGCCTCGTATTTGCCTAAGAAT GTATCGGGCACTTACTTCCATTCGTTTCTGCACAGCCCGACCACTGTCCTGCCTAACGTTTCGATCGCTGATACGGGCAAACTTGTACGCGCTGTAATTGAAGACGGACAACAATACTTTACCAAGACGATTGCATTCTATGCACAGAGCTTGTCGGAGGCAGAGAAGGTCAAGGTGCTAGGAGAAG TTTTGAACGTCCCAACAAAATACACTCAAATCAGCCCGGAAGAATTCCAACAGGGACTTATTGAAACCGTTCCAATgactgaagaagatgctttgGACTTTACTGAGCAGCTTCTGATCTTTGAGACATTCGGAAATGTGTATGCTCGAGACGAGTTTATTCAAGCCGCAGAT ATACCTGGTCTTTCATTGACCACTTGGAAAGAGTTTATTCAAGGCCATGACTTGCTTGGCAAGATGAACCATCCAAATTAG
- a CDS encoding uncharacterized protein (EggNog:ENOG41): MAAPFPSPTTTWHSKAYDKIDPKRPELSAKGKNVLVTGGGIGIGAAVVRSFAESGASTIGILGRTESALLETKESVESEFKSTKVIVLVADLTDEASVTKALNHFNSSAGLIDVLVHNAAYMSDLAPIADAKVDEWFKSFEINVKGSFIITKAFLPLAAKNAVLIASGTGAISFLMPKTSSYLPSKLAESRFFEHVQSENPHIRVHNLHPGGIQTRMADKTQAAGMEIPMDDISLSGAFTVWLASEEAAFTKGKFLWANWDVTELEAISDRLRDTSYLSIGAVIDGFPFAQ; this comes from the exons ATGGCAGctcctttcccttctccaacaacaacatGGCACTCCAAGGCCTACGACAAGATTGACCCAAAGCGTCCTGAACTTTCAGCCAAGGGAAAGAATGTACTCGTCACCGGTGGTGGAATTGGCATAGGAGCTGCTGTTGTCAGAAGCTTTGCTGAATCGGGCGCATCCACCATTGGTATTTTGGGGCGCACTGAAAGTGCTCTTCTGGAAACCAAGGAGAGCGTTGAATCGGAGTTCAAGTCGACCAAGGTCATTGTCTTGGTCGCTGATCTTACCGATGAAGCGTCAGTAACTAAGGCACTGAACCACTTCAATAGTTCCGCGGGCTTGATTGATGTGCTCGTTCATAATGCAGCCTACATGTCGGATCTAGCGCCTATTGCAGACGCCAAAGTCGATGAATGGTTCAAGAGCTTTGAG ATCAACGTTAAAGGGTCGTTTATCATTACAAAGGCTTTCCTTCCTTTGGCAGCCAAGAACGCCGTCTTAATCGCGTCGGGAACAGGGGCTATCTCGTTCCTGATGCCGAAGACCTCGTCCTACCTCCCTTCGAAGCTTGCAGAGTCTCGGTTCTTCGAGCATGTGCAATCTGAAAACCCGCATATCCGTGTTCACAATTTACACCCTGGCGGCATCCAGACCCGCATGGCTGACAAGACTCAAGCCGCCGGAATGGAAATCCCCATGGACGATA TTTCCTTGTCTGGCGCATTCACTGTGTGGTTGGCAAgcgaagaagctgctttcaCTAAAGGAAAGTTTCTTTGGGCTAACTGGGATGTCACCGAGCTCGAAGCCATCTCGGATAGACTGCGTGACACCTCATACCTTTCCATTGGTGCGGTGATTGATGGCTTCCCATTCGCTCAATAA
- a CDS encoding uncharacterized protein (EggNog:ENOG41), with the protein MDASLASPACISLFEDDLSRWEAVKDRNAIADGLFFCASANTKVYCRPVCKARLPRRENASFYKTSREAQAAGFRPCKRCRPDLDGVMPEDVAVLKVQAFLESRKGIFNSGSTPESLSQMARQAGLSKWHFHRVFKKYTGMTPVQYRRMGRRNVNWIQSEFVTQETGYLDLLTQAIEGYPQLLEPLGMLENSTSGSFSESQSEDNPGGDPNYVFWPQSEEVE; encoded by the coding sequence ATGGATGCAAGTCTCGCCTCCCCAGCATGCATATCTCTGTTTGAGGATGACCTGTCCCGCTGGGAGGCAGTAAAGGACCGCAACGCCATCGCcgatggccttttcttctgcgcCTCTGCAAATACAAAGGTCTACTGTCGGCCCGTGTGTAAGGCCCGCCTCCCCCGCCGCGAAAATGCATCCTTCTACAAAACCAGTAGAGAGGCTCAAGCGGCAGGGTTTCGCCCTTGCAAACGCTGCCGGCCCGATCTTGACGGTGTCATGCCGGAAGACGTTGCCGTGCTCAAAGTTCAGGCCTTTCTAGAAAGTAGGAAAGGAATTTTCAACAGCGGATCCACGCCGGAAAGCCTGAGCCAGATGGCTAGACAGGCTGGGCTGTCTAAATGGCACTTCCACAGGGTATTCAAGAAATACACGGGAATGACGCCTGTCCAGTACCGAAGGATGGGGAGGCGAAATGTCAACTGGATTCAGAGTGAATTTGTCACCCAAGAAACCGGCTATCTGGATCTATTGACCCAAGCAATCGAGGGGTATCCACAGCTGCTGGAACCCCTGGGCATGCTCGAAAACTCTACTTCGGGTAGCTTCTCAGAGAGCCAGAGCGAGGACAACCCCGGTGGCGATCCAAACTACGTATTCTGGCCACAGAGTGAGGAGGTTGAATAA
- a CDS encoding uncharacterized protein (EggNog:ENOG41): MASGAERGRLDEHQPAPQDEQVLPHRLSRQHSSDGSPPLAELSTSTSSSGRGALHFVNMSHPEDIRRQSNVQREIRRHVMKGVSDHRGHLRGRRRAAAQNGAQNRRQSPHPERLSPSRSLAPLGSFPVQTNMRMLELVRFANEVTGFYVPFRVAWWETAMMDPGAFYVTLGNSADFWRRLNTNDIMAKTPEIMRHYSRSLIELRKRLDDDSERTNPGTIANILAHICLNMRHCDWDSWRVHIDGLRLVMRDRGGFDSLPYQMLVLMLYYDMCGAMVFDAPPRFEIAPGLVTTNSSIRAAPPRLQAILVQLQQMPPDIAIAADALQKISDVADIVNLNSHSAAFWTKDVDSILLIGPPMHYLLSMPRLPEDFDTLPDTGGACCARVDTASVSPHHVGSEAKIHLLHCRERHHTGQTCAVHNIKFVLHRLRVPRD, encoded by the exons ATGGCTTCCGGCGCAGAAAGGGGGAGGCTTGACGAGCACCAGCCAGCGCCTCAGGACGAGCAAGTCCTCCCGCATCGGCTCAGTCGGCAGCATTCCTCGGACGGATCGCCTCCATTGGCAGAACTCTCGACGAGCACATCCTCGTCGGGCCGCGGAGCTCTCCACTTTGTCAACATGTCCCACCCGGAAGACATCCGGCGGCAGAGCAACGTCCAGCGGGAGATCCGCAGGCACGTCATGAAGGGCGTCAGCGACCATCGGGGACATCTACGCGGAAGACGaagggctgctgctcaaaacGGTGCCCAGAACAGGCGGCAGTCTCCGCATCCGGAGAGACTCTCGCCCAGCCGATCGTTGGCGCCTCTGGGAAGCTTTCCGGTCCAGACTAACATGCGCATGCTCGAGCTCGTCCGCTTCG CCAACGAAGTAACCGGCTTCTACGTGCCGTTTCGTGTCGCGTGGTGGGAGACAGCCATGATGGACCCTGGCGCCTTTTACGTCACTTTGGGCAACTCGGCCGACTTTTGGCGCAGACTCAACACCAACGACATCATGGCCAAGACTCCCGAGATTATGAGACACTACTCAAGGTCACTTATTGAACTGAGAAAGCGCTTAGATGACGACTCTGAAAGGACAAACCCGGGTACTATTGCTAACATTTTGGCACATATCTGCCTCAAC ATGAGACACTGTGATTGGGATAGTTGGAGAGTGCATATTGATGGCCTCAGGCTCGTCATGAGGGATCGGGGAGGATTTGACAGCTTGCCGTACCAGATGCTCGTCTTGATGCTTTA CTACGACATGTGCGGTGCCATGGTATTTGATGCTCCACCCCGGTTCGAAATCGCACCTGGTCTTGTCACCACCAATTCAAGCATCAGAGCAGCACCGCCAAGACTGCAAGCGATACTCGTACAGCTACAGCAGATGCCGCCTGATATCGCTattgctgctgatgctctTCAAAAGATCTCAGACGTCGCGGACATTGTTAACCTCAACAGCCATTCCGCAGCCTTCTGGACAAAGGATGTTGATTCCATCCTTTTAATCGGCCCGCCAATGCACTATCTCTTGTCCATGCCAAGGCTACCGGAAGACTTTGATACTCTACCTGACACTGGGGGGGCTTGTTGTGCGCGAGTTGATACGGCAAGTGTGTCTCCTCATCATGTCGGCTCTGAAGCAAAAATTCACCTTCTTCACTGTCGAGAGAGGCACCATACAGGCCAAACTTGCGCAGTTCATAACATCAAATTTGTATTACATCGGCTCCGAGTACCGCGAGATTAA
- a CDS encoding uncharacterized protein (EggNog:ENOG41): protein MRYRDAGAPLLSNAECGTATLPGGVQHSSFSIKPSSNSINALFRFSTLHSAVFYVVRSCKSRDIMFSTFHLGNARGTRSHRRSPHALRACVRCRQARIKCSDERPCRPCKSSAKRCFDERPVQRSEQSPKVPDTNDVSRQVDHSASRHLEQSSSGLTYTRATSSKFFLEALGARLRESNLAHGFDTSLLELSPYIPQPFLAIPGLPPPLSGNAVGVNMDRQLEELLVSTFLQSYQIVAPILDASWLWTHYASLWAVNSNIFRQRCPLIEIVLALGTHQVLTLSVDDASYNAATLAYDPPGYDLFEISQMELLRRTTGPDLLTVQAYIYAAIYAGNLHSHYKAHQMLSLAVRDAYLLDLPSGNCSAEQPKGHISAKRTWLVLQMLDTVMSKESGLPFLIPATKDDQVELGHFETTYDAMNHNGVSYLESFKQMNRLSQLIRQSSTDLDQICNQPSGPDGFIDIFYSNGASSVKTSIKAISIWFKAIHPALKSFTRDTSNNTSDNNNLDSSLDDDIPMWLHRQSLLLKMSYHMACLLLLRPFSLSPPATTIESSHHPISAELSIMCLRHAVSLTATLADNLNSGSFNVLAHATRFQWLAMLCLAGYVSTHTTTPQSTTLARRAVDVAVRNLERLAEHRVLQAREAVERARGLVEMMRVAVGRTISRVAQLRQPSDDALTQLLSSSPSGLVDSITGGPVDLWNDLSSLPYLS, encoded by the coding sequence ATGCGTTATCGAGATGCCGGTGCTCCACTTCTCAGCAACGCGGAATGCGGAACGGCGACGCTTCCAGGTGGAGTCCAGCattcttccttctccattAAGCCATCCAGCAACTCCATCAACGCTCTCTTCCGCTTCTCAACGCTGCACAGTGCCGTCTTCTACGTAGTTCGTAGTTGCAAATCCCGTGACATCATGTTCTCAACCTTTCACCTCGGCAACGCTCGTGGCACTCGCTCACACCGACGATCTCCTCATGCTCTACGAGCGTGCGTGCGGTGTCGACAGGCTCGCATCAAGTGCAGTGACGAGAGGCCATGTCGGCCCTGCAAGAGCAGCGCGAAACGGTGTTTTGACGAAAGGCCTGTGCAGAGGTCAGAGCAGTCGCCGAAAGTACCAGATACCAATGATGTCTCCCGACAGGTTGACCATTCCGCCTCACGTCATCTTGAACAGAGCTCATCAGGTCTGACATACACAAGGGCTACATCTTCAAAGTTCTTCCTGGAGGCTCTTGGGGCCAGACTCCGCGAATCAAATCTCGCTCATGGCTTTGATACGTCCCTCCTCGAGCTCAGTCCATATATCCCACAGCCATTCCTCGCAATACCAGGTCTACCCCCACCTCTATCAGGAAACGCCGTTGGGGTCAACATGGACAGGCAGctagaagagctgctggtATCCACATTCCTCCAGTCTTACCAGATTGTTGCACCTATACTAGACGCATCCTGGCTCTGGACGCACTACGCATCTCTATGGGCCGTCAACTCCAACATATTTCGTCAACGATGTCCGCTCATCGAGATCGTCCTCGCGTTGGGGACTCACCAGGTGTTGACGCTGTCTGTTGACGACGCCAGTTACAACGCAGCTACTTTGGCGTATGATCCACCCGGCTATGATCTCTTTGAGATTTCTCAGATGGAACTGCTCAGAAGAACAACCGGGCCAGACTTACTCACCGTTCaggcatatatatatgccGCCATCTACGCTGGCAATTTGCATTCACATTACAAAGCCCATCAGATGCTATCACTGGCAGTCCGAGATGCATACCTACTTGATTTGCCAAGTGGGAATTGCAGCGCAGAGCAGCCCAAAGGTCACATATCTGCAAAAAGAACATGGTTAGTCTTGCAGATGTTGGACACTGTCATGTCAAAGGAATCAGGCCTGCCGTTTCTAATCCCAGCTACAAAAGACGATCAAGTTGAGCTTGGTCATTTTGAAACTACCTACGACGCCATGAATCATAACGGAGTGTCTTACTTGGAGAGTTTTAAGCAGATGAACAGACTCTCTCAGCTCATTCGACAGTCTTCGACCGACCTGGATCAGATTTGCAATCAGCCTAGCGGTCCTGATGGCTTTATAGACATTTTTTACAGCAATGGGGCATCATCCGTAAAGACATCAATAAAGGCAATATCGATCTGGTTCAAAGCCATTCACCCGGCCCTCAAAAGCTTTACCAGGGACACTTCTAATAACACCAGCGACAACAATAATCTCGACTCATCTTTAGACGACGATATTCCAATGTGGCTCCACCGCCAATCCTTACTGCTCAAAATGTCCTACCACATGGcttgcctcctcctcctccgccctttctctctctctcctcctgcTACCACCATCGAAAGCAGTCACCACCCCATCTCCGCCGAACTCAGCATCATGTGTCTTAGGCACGCGGTATCACTCACAGCAACTCTGGCAGACAACCTAAACAGTGGCTCGTTCAATGTCCTCGCCCACGCAACGAGGTTCCAGTGGCTAGCCATGCTGTGTCTTGCGGGGTATGTGAGCACTCACACGACGACGCCTCAATCTACGACGTTGGCGCGGAGAGCGGTGGATGTGGCTGTAAGGAACCTAGAGAGATTGGCGGAGCACAGAGTGTTGCAAGCCAGAGAGGCAGtggagagagcgagaggattggtggagatgatgagggtGGCCGTTGGCAGGACTATAAGCAGAGTTGCTCAGCTGAGGCAGCCTAGTGACGACGCCTTGACGCAGttgctctcatcatctccttcagGGCTGGTGGATTCTATCACGGGAGGGCCAGTGGATTTATGGAACGATCTCTCATCATTACCGTACCTATCCTGA
- a CDS encoding uncharacterized protein (EggNog:ENOG41), with the protein MRELYLTKLEDEALESHTSPQSLIEIARETIWLDSLESSGSDELLHDMDLVFGY; encoded by the coding sequence ATGCGCGAGTTGTATTTGACCAagcttgaagatgaagcattgGAGAGCCATACTTCGCCGCAGAGCTTGATTGAGATTGCAAGGGAAACCATCTGGCTTGACTCTTTGGAGTCTTCTGGCTCGGATGAGCTGCTACATGATATGGATCTCGTATTCGGATACTAA
- a CDS encoding uncharacterized protein (EggNog:ENOG41), which produces MSSLTYYSLPGYSESWREKYGFSDACLLGSRLEVTGQTGKDPSTGNVPATIEEEIAQAFSNMNDVILHSLRQAGKLSKGDGATGWDYVVKLRTYHVGLSKMQDQARDIMVQNIKKWCPNHQPLFTMIGIESLPFPDLHVEIEVIAEV; this is translated from the exons ATGTCTTCCTTAACTTACTACTCCCTTCCTGGGTATAGTGAATCTTGGAGAGAAAAGTATGGATTTAGCGACGCTTGCCTTTTGGGAAGCCGTTTGGAAGTTACCGGCCAAA CCGGCAAAGATCCTTCAACGGGAAACGTTCCCGCAActattgaagaagagattgcaCAGGCATTTTCCAATATGAACGATGTGattcttcactctcttcgACAAGCTGGCAAATTGTCcaaaggagatggagcaacGGGCTGGGACTATGTCGTCAAACTGCGAACATACCATGTTGGCCTGTCCAAGATGCAGGACCAAGCTCGCGATATCATGGTCCAGAATATCAAGAAGTGGTGCCCCAATCATCAACCATTATTTACGATGATTGGTATCGAGAGCCTGCCATTTCCAGATCTCCATGTAGAGATTGAGGTTATCGCAGAGGTATAG
- a CDS encoding uncharacterized protein (EggNog:ENOG41~SECRETED:SignalP(1-17)~CAZy:GH1), which produces MFLRFLYLLVFIGSALGQQIYIHTHGPSTRPFCQPTATKAALEKNPTYKYAQFKYTNTETVRTASPVPTFTSTPRYAPPYAEVKHLLPNISTTSWGNWDTRSARPASSHNDGQYGHLAFSKLWEAAPVPNFTSRGLYSTTVSPTPVPTEELVLPPPLLFGPTDCYSVPQDFVFGVAGSAAQIEGAIADEGRAPAIPETFANLPPETAAKLGIRDLSPNYITDENYYLYRQDIERLASIGIRYYSFSIAWSRILPFAFSGTPVNSQALAHYDDLINFAISKGISPVVTLHHFDTPLQFFGDNQTEILANAGIRCYLGTSNLGFQHDLFEDAFVNYGKIVMSHFADRVPFWFTFNEPQVGTVNGVSVDHVIKSHAKLYHFYKDELRGTGKISMKMEIPPWRPSQSLE; this is translated from the coding sequence ATGTTCTTACGCTTCTTATACTTGCTGGTATTTATCGGTAGTGCACTTGGACAGCAAATTTACATCCACACCCACGGTCCATCAACTCGGCCTTTCTGTCAACCAACCGCCACTAAAGCAGCACTTGAGAAAAATCCAACTTATAAATATGCACAATTCAAGTACACCAACACCGAAACTGTCCGCACAGCATCTCCGGTGCCAACATTCACCTCTACACCTCGATATGCTCCACCGTATGCGGAAGTAAAGCACTTACTGCCAAACatatcaacaacatcatggGGCAACTGGGACACCCGGTCAGCAAGACCTGCATCGTCTCACAACGACGGTCAATATGGACATTTGGCTTTTTCCAAGCTATGGGAAGCCGCGCCTGTACCCAACTTCACGTCACGCGGGCTCTATTCGACCACTGTTTCCCCTACTCCAGTGCCCACAGAAGAGCTTGTTCTTCCCCCGCCGTTACTATTTGGGCCAACAGATTGCTACTCAGTCCCGCAGGATTTTGTCTTTGGGGTTGCTGGTTCCGCAGCTCAGATCGAGGGAGCCATTGCGGACGAGGGCAGGGCGCCGGCGATACCTGAGACGTTTGCAAATCTTCCGCCAGAGACGGCTGCCAAGCTGGGTATCCGGGATTTGTCGCCAAACTACATTACTGATGAAAACTACTATCTCTATCGCCAAGATATAGAGCGGCTTGCGAGCATCGGGATCCGATACTATTCTTTTAGTATTGCCTGGTCTCGCATATTGCCTTTTGCCTTCTCTGGAACCCCCGTCAACTCGCAAGCGCTGGCGCATTATGATGACTTGATCAATTTCGCCATTTCCAAGGGCATCAGCCCCGTTGTTACGCTTCATCACTTCGACACTCCATTGCAATTCTTCGGAGATAACCAGACAGAGATATTGGCCAATGCCGGCATTCGCTGTTATCTTGGGACAAGCAATCTCGGCTTTCAGCATGACTTGTTTGAGGATGCCTTTGTAAATTACGGCAAAATCGTCATGAGCCATTTCGCCGATCGTGTGCCCTTCTGGTTTACTTTCAACGAACCTCAAGTCGGAACCGTCAATGGGGTCAGTGTCGATCATGTTATCAAGTCGCATGCCAAACTCTATCACTTTTACAAGGACGAATTGCGCGGCACCGGCAAAATTTCCATGAAAATGGAGATTCCCCCCTGGCGTCCCTCTCAATCCCTTGAATGA
- a CDS encoding uncharacterized protein (EggNog:ENOG41) encodes MGSKKRNHAGSFRIYQSSPNLLFDEVPINPLDTTNLVKPWVVTYSIYINGRLDSTKLHDSLESLISKKHRILGARLTSALDTFYVPHSESFSRDTLPAVVFTANNHGEKSVKSANPHLPQSDARPDRITLHPAAESLQAFVAAEGTPEQYFPSPKQPELNPPMLKVDVEAFSDATIISVRSPHILHDAKGFERIITGWATAVNSGVEHVPDLAPLGWDPLSGLGDKNSPANDAKNIPRGWTPIVGAAEKQFAANMQQEFASEPRAKSMSIHFPLSEISRLRKEAQVAAPEGVRLSENDVVFAFLARAWASSSSASPSTPTYLMFPIDLRGRLPERFGPDPGSYIHNSVFAVPLLRTFTMEDLRSMSLGDVAMEVRKTVQQLTSEEMERNADWVLANAEQNPIPRGPEGLMFGVSSWRKMKFLDVDFKGAVASGGDGRLVRIWGSASTAFGARGICVVECDDGEGGLWCSVEFPEGDWNRGQFGDLEKWGV; translated from the exons ATGGGctccaaaaaaaggaacCATGCCGGTTCATTCCGCATCTACCAGTCTTCTCCAAATCTCCTGTTCGACGAGGTGCCCATCAATCCTCTCGACACGACAAATCTCGTCAAGCCCTGGGTCGTCACCTATTCCATATACATTAATGGACGCCTAGATTCTACCAAATTACATGACTCTTTGGAGTCTCTGATATCGAAAAAGCATAGAATTCTTGGTGCAAGGCTT ACTTCGGCATTGGACACCTTCTATGTGCCTCATTCGGAATCATTCTCGCGTGATACCTTGCCAGCGGTTGTATTCACGGCAAATAACCATGGAGAAAAAAGTGTAAAGTCCGCCAATCCTCATTTGCCACAGTCAGATGCTCGACCCGACCGAATCACGCTTCATCCTGCCGCCGAATCGCTTCAAGCTTTCGTTGCAGCCGAAGGAACTCCAGAACAGTATTTCCCAAGCCCCAAACAGCCGGAGCTTAACCCCCCAATGTTGAAAGTTGACGTTGAAGCATTTTCCGACGCGACAATCATCAGTGTACGCAGCCCTCATATACTCCACGATGCCAAGGGATTCGAGCGAATAATCACAGGTTGGGCGACTGCGGTGAATTCTGGTGTAGAACATGTGCCGGATCTAGCACCGTTGGGATGGGATCCTTTATCCGGGCTCGGTGACAAGAACAGCCCAGCAAACGACGCCAAAAACATTCCGCGGGGATGGACGCCGATCGTGGGTGCCGCTGAGAAACAGTTCGCCGCCAACATGCAGCAGGAGTTTGCATCGGAGCCTCGGGCAAAATCCATGTCGATTCATTTCCCTCTATCTGAGATTAGCCGGCtgcgaaaagaagctcaagtgGCGGCTCCAGAGGGAGTCCGGCTGAGTGAAAACGACGTTGTTTTCGCCTTCTTGGCTCGTGCCTGGGCCAGTTCCTcctctgcatcgccatccacTCCGACCTACTTGATGTTCCCGATAGATCTCCGGGGTAGACTGCCGGAGCGGTTTGGGCCAGACCCTGGCTCGTATATTCACAACTCCGTCTTTGCAGTTCCTCTCTTGCGCACTTTCACCATGGAGGATCTTCGAAGCATGTCTTTGGGCGACGTCGCCATGGAGGTTAGAAAGACGGTGCAGCAGCTGACGAgtgaggagatggagcgcAATGCCGATTGGGTGCTTGCTAATGCAGAACAAAATCCGATTCCTCGCGGGCCCGAAGGATTGATGTTTGGCGTCAGTAGTTGGAGGAAAATGAAATTTTTGGACGTCGATTTTAAGGGAGCTGTCGcgagcggcggcgatggtAGATTGGTCCGCATATGGGGAAGTGCAAGCACAGCTTTTGGAGCTCGAGGAATCTGTGTTGTCGAAtgcgacgatggcgagggtGGGCTTTGGTGTTCAGTGGAATTCCCCGAGGGGGACTGGAACAGAGGCCAGTTCGGGGATCTTGAAAAATGGGGAGTTTAG
- a CDS encoding uncharacterized protein (EggNog:ENOG41) produces MPSVVIVGASRGLGFALAKLWSEDPSNTVIALVRNKVAAVDSFKQNLGDRKNLVAVAADLEDFESLKAASEETSRLLNNKLDYLIVNAAVSDSIIDDIGNAVLNDREQFDKDMLQTFRTNVLGVAHALGLFAPLLRTGTAKKGVVISSGVGDPHWTAKWRTFGHAPYGISKAAVNQVVAKFHAQYAYDGVTISAISPGIIKTQFNTPRPEDANYQRMQKTFGPPISESDRFKGPYTADESAAKVTDVILKQLDLEMHGGILISEHADQQWV; encoded by the exons ATGCCGTCCGTCGTGATCGTTGGAGCTTCTCGCGGCCTTGGG TTTGCCCTGGCTAAACTTTGGTCTGAGGACCCTTCCAACACCGTCATTGCACTGGTCCGCAACAAGGTGGCAGCTGTTGACAGCTTCAAACAAAATCTGGGGGACAGAAAAAACCTCGTTGCTGTCGCCGCTGATTTGGAAGACTTTGAATCTTTAAAG GCCGCCTCGGAAGAGACGTCTAGGCTTCTCAATAACAAACTTGACTATCTCATTGTAAACGCTGCCGTCAGCGATAGCATCATTGACGACATTGGAAATGC CGTCCTCAATGACCGCGAACAATTTGACAAAGACATGCTCCAGACCTTTAGGACCAACGTCTTGGGAGTCGCTCATGCTCTCGGCCTATTTGCACCCCTTCTTCGCACTGGTACCGCTAAGAAGGGAGTCGTCATTAGTAGCGGTGTTGGTGACCCTCACTGGACAGCTAAATGGCGAACTTTTGGCCATGCACCCTATGGTATAAGCAAGGCCGCTGTCAACCAGGTTGTGGCCAAGTTTCATGCCCAATACGCCTATGACGGCGTCACGATATCGGCAATCAGTCCCGGTATTATCAAGACGCAGTTCAACACTCCGCGACCCGAAG ATGCCAACTATCAGCGCATGCAGAAGACATTTGGCCCCCCTATCAGCGAATCAGACCGGTTCAAGGGACCTTACACTGCCGATGAATCGGCTGCAAAGGTGACCGACGTGATTCTAAAGCAACTAGATCTTGAGATGCATGGGGGGATATTAATTTCGGAGCACGCTGACCAACAGTGGGTATGA
- a CDS encoding uncharacterized protein (EggNog:ENOG41) produces the protein MVTEFGHPTNGTANPPELNAIQYDTVRSEYYVAFLGEILKAIWEDHIHVLGAFMWSFVDNWEWGSFDSQFGLQYVNRTTQERTFKRSFFDVVDYIETRRARS, from the coding sequence ATGGTGACCGAATTTGGTCATCCAACAAATGGCACAGCGAACCCGCCAGAGCTCAACGCCATCCAGTACGATACTGTGCGTTCCGAATATTACGTTGCGTTCCTGGGAGAGATTCTCAAGGCGATCTGGGAAGACCATATACATGTTCTGGGAGCATTCATGTGGAGTTTTGTAGACAATTGGGAGTGGGGGAGCTTTGACTCACAGTTTGGGCTACAATACGTTAATCGCACAACGCAGGAAAGAACGTTTAAACGCAGCTTCTTTGACGTTGTTGACTACATAGAGACACGAAGAGCTAGATCTTAA